The sequence GATCTCTCCCTGATTTCCCTTTTTCCACATAGACGAAGAGTTCGTCTTGCAGACTGCACAGCACGGTTTCAAACCTAGCGGCATGGTTATTTATCAGAAAACGACAACGAAACTAAAGgttaaacaatgaaattatgGTTGCTCTTTCAGCTCCAGCTAGCGGTTTGTAATAACACACGACTAAACTGCTGCAAAGGACGCTAACTAATTGGACGATATGCCTTTTCTAACACAGACAGACATTGGGCTATTGACACAAACAAAATATTAGCTTCAATGATCACGAATGCGTCCAGTGGAGACATTTGTTGTATATTTTCGCACCAAGATCACTGCAAATATCGCCATTGCTAACGTtactgcttcttcttcttcggcTCCATTGACAACagttcttcttctgtgttttaccatttcattataAGTATTGCGCCTCCAGCGGACAACTACGACACAGCCACTCCAACATCACATCTCACAGCTTGATCCTTTTATCCTGCTAAAAATAAGATCTAATTATTTGAAACCCTTAAGAAAGTCGTGTAACTTACACCAGCATAGCATATACGGCAGGCTAACTGACTGAAAGCACACGTATGTACCGTGCAAAAGAGCCTAGCATATTTAAAACAGTGAAGAGGAAATaatatttgcattttgtttccaattaattttattttacagtattcAAATATATTTCTAATGCACATTTTCAGTCTAAAATTGCATTGCATCTGGTACTGACACAggattaaccctttaaagctgATTGTGTCACATTTAATACAGTTTTTTGAGACCTATGTCTTAGGAGCATGATCAacaatttcctttaaaaaaatccttctgtatacaatctgataaatcatttttaaaaatccttccAGTTTCTGCCAGAAATGTGTAATGCATTAAATGTAATACCAAAAAAGGGATTTcctgccagtttttttttccttggatttaaaacatcattttaaagttatgTGGCATCATCAACAAATTGATTTATTAGCATCTGATGTCCCATAGATTGATATGTCTCATTCCAGTGTTTTTAATCACGATAGACTATAACTTCTTGTCTAATGCCTCTTCTGAGAGTGAATCTTTGACAGGTACCATGTCCGAAGCTACACAACTGTCGATATGATTGAACAACACatgactgaataaataaattacagACAAAATCCAGAGTGTTTTAATAAAGCTGTCAATCTGAAAGGATGTTTGACTAAaccaaaatagaaaaatagaaatgaCAGAATTGCAAAGTTTGTGTTGTCAGCTGGAGGAAAGATTTTCCGCtgtactaaaaaataaataaataaacaacaaagcGTGAGGATTTAGAAACGGACAGACAAAACAGCCTTAATCTGTTTGGTTACAAGACATTTGGAGAGCTAAACCCATCTCATGTTGATACAAAGCTGATCCACTGTAGTGCTCATGTAAGTGTTTTATATacaattcagaaaaaaaaaacattttgaacaaCAGGTAGTTTAAGAATATGTCATTGTGTAAACTTATTAAACTTATTAATTTTGTCCTTTCCCCTTAAGAACAACATTGACCATTTTTCATATGGTATAAACATGCCACTAATAACACTGTTCTGGATATGAAgtaataatataaatatgtgTTCTACCATAAATGCGATCATCCAGCAGGTGGCGAGAGTCCAATGTATTGGCGGGTAACTACAATTAATTTGTAATAGAAGAAGAAATACATCATAGTTCAAAACAATACTTCAAGTTCCTCCTGTCTGGCGCCGTGTCCTCATGAAGATGTCTCAAAATACTCCCGACAAAGACGACCAAGCGTCAGCCAACAAGAAAGGCATCTCCCTCCCGATCTCCAGGGTGAGGCTGATCATGAAGAGCTCCCCGGATGTCTCCAGCATCAACCAGGACGCCCTGTTTCTCACCACCAAGGCTACAGTGAGTTTAGCTGCTAATTCACCGCCTCACTGATCTCTGCTGCTTCACTGCTCATTCATCTACCACAGCCGCTAGCAGGGATTAGCTCGTTAGCTGCTAACACCATTTTAAAACTGTACTTATTTCAACTCAAATTGAGTTTTCGCcctcttttgtcttttattaaCACAGGAGTTGTTTGTCCAGCATCTGGCTCTGTCCTCATTCAACAACGGCTCTGGGAAAGAAACAAACTCCCTGTCATACAGCGACCTGGCTCACAcagcagaggagacagagactTTCCACTTCCTTACAGGTGAGATCAACATAGAGCCTGACTAATCTACAGGGATGATCTGCAGGAATAAACATGGGAGTAACATGGACTCTCTAAAAATATGCTGTAGTCAATATTTAGTTTCTAATAGCAATATAACATACGGTTTAAATCTATGCTATTTTTACACATGCCTTCTATGGTCTTCACTGATATAAAGAGGCATGCAGACGGAATTAGAAAAGCCTGCAGGTATATTCAGCAACACTTAAAACCACATTGCCTGAAATGGTCATATAGATTATTAAACCATCTCTGAAACAGTTTCAAACTTATTTAATTGTAATTCTGTGTACATTGATTCATGTTatatttaaagatgtatttatttactaTGATCTaggtcagtgtttcccaaccatttttcctcggagcccccccccccaagacccaagagagaagaaaaagtgacacactgccaccaaaaatcCACATAGATTTTGTTTAACTGATGGAAccctaaaaaaaaaccctatgAATGCTTTTTTATccaaagacctttgtataaactacttaatatctgctgttttagtcaatatttgctaATCTAATTTTAGGAGGCTCAAaacagacaaagcctcgcgcccCCCTAGTTGTTAAGCCACTCTGCATAGGTATCCCTTGTCATTATTTACTGCATCATCTGTAAAGCCTATGCTAAATTATCTCCCagagatattttttctttattatgtgGTGGTCTAAATTTAAAGACATGTTTGTATATATAAATTCAGTGTATGCTAGTTCTGTCTTAGAATATTAAGACAATATTTGACAGCTGCTGCAACACTGATTAGTTTTTTAAGAGTATCTTATTGAAGGCTATCCATAGTGTTTGGCTGCctgtcataattttaaattttcattgcCCAAAGGTTCCCAAAACACTTATTTACTAAAACTTCCACTCAACAAATCCATTCAGACACTAAAAGTTTTGAAAGCACATCATGGTTGAATTAACATTGGGACAGCTAGGCATGCTGTTTCACAGCTACAATAAGAGGACAAGATAtgagttttccttttttttttttttttttttctgaactgaCAGATATCCTGCCGAAGAAGATCTTGGCTCGGGATTACCTCAAGTCTTTGGAACAAATGCAGGACGAGGACGCTGACCTTTGAAAAGCACGCTGACTGCATTCCACTTTTGAACAGATGTTATTAAATTCACGTACCAATCAGTGGGAGAAAAGTGACTTCTGGAGGAGAAAGCCAACATGATGTCATTTCTTCTAAATAGATTGTCAGAGTTCAGTGAccaagaaacaaaaacagtagttttaaatgtgaaaatgaaatgcAGCAAGTGGAACTCAGAAGCTGTACCAAATGTTTAAAGTAAGAACTTTATGTTTAGCAGAAACAGTTTCGTAAACAAACCCCCTTTAGTTGAATCATAGTGCAACCACTCTTTGTGTTCATGCAGAATCAATCGCCCGTGTAAGACTACACGTCTCTGTGTGCTCAAGTACAGAGTTGCTAAAAAAAGGGTGCGCATAGATCTGAACTTTGAATTGTTTAGGAACAATTGGTCATTTGCCACATATTTCTTCAAATTTCTCAGAAAGATTTCTTATTTCAGCTTCTTTTAAAATTCACAATTACAACAACCAGGAGTAGATATTTTTCTGAAGTAGTCAAAGTAACTGATAGAAACAGGAAATCAATCCAttccacacagcagcagcactgatgtCTCAACTCCTGATGCATCattgcctttaaaaaatgatcGTATGAAAACTTCACTTCATATATCCTGTCAAAGGGAAATGTGTGACGTTACTGATTTAAGTCAtatatggttttattttttcaggatACATTATGTTTGAGTTGTGAGTGTTTTACTTGACATGTTTTGATCTAAAATACAAATACCTCGTTTTTATTTCCAGATTAAGAACAAGGCGACTGAACGTGctgtctttccaaatcatagCTCAAACTGCGTCCAACAGATGTGACTGTTTAAAGTGTATATAACAGCTGACAACCTTATAAACAATCTTCCTCATAAATGTACAAAGTGATTGTTTAGATTTGATATTAAAATAAAGATCTGTGatgtctgataaaactgtttcaCATTGAGTTTTCAGCACATCTGTGAAGATCAGCATGAAAAAGCAGCTGAATGAACGGTTTGATATATTTGAGTTGTTTTAAGGCTCACTAAAGTGACTGTTAGAGTTACACTTAAATATCTCCCGGTAAGTCAGCCATGAAAAAGTAGCAAGAAGgggctgtttttatttgaacatAATTGTAATTCTGAAGGTGTACTGAGGACAAATAGTGCATTTCTTCTACAGAGTAGCATAATCCTGAGTATGCATGCATTTGCTACATGAATatataaatacagtacaaataAGAGAAGTAAAAAGAAGGCAAAAGGTCCTCGTCTTTGTCACTGTTGGATCAGTTTGTTGAGTCGAAGTTGCATGCTGATCAGATTCTTCTCTAAAGTAGAAAAGTTATCCTCCAGGATACTTGCTGTGTGATCTTTTCCATCAATGGCATTACTTGTGTCTGCCAGATTTCTCTTCAAGCtatgaggaaaaacaaacaataagtTAGTTCAACTTTTTACAAATTTACAATGAAGATGTATTCAGATAATTGGAATATGTTCCCttaaacagagagaaaacatcAGTAGCAGTGATTCTCTATGAGCATTTTAGTGCCAGAGCTGCATCTCTGTAGATGTTTGAACAGATGATTGCTGGAAAACACTTCAAATGAATCAGTTAATTGTTTTTGAGGATGTTTCCACTCTGTTTAGGTAAAACACAGGTCCAGGATTCCTGTCTGTTTCACCTTAGGGCTGCTCAGTTAATCCCAATTTCATCATTATTGCAAAATAAACACTTTGGTGAAGTCTGAATTTGTAGCAACCATTATTAACTCTTTTTGAATGTTTGACAAACATAAATTTGCATTCAACTTGGGTATATTTTACCTAAGAAACCTGAGTATAATGGCCACTCTTGAAATCATTTGATACAGTTGGATGAAACCTGAACCAACTTTGATATTAACTGTTGCATAATTATTAGTTACATCATCTAATTGGATGTATTTGAATTCAGCAGAAACATGTCCAAACACAGGTGCTATACAAGACATGAAGATGACCACACTTTATATCATAGCACTATTGAGCATTGATATCACACATTTATTTTGCTTATAGATCTACTCTTACAGAGATTAAAGAACAATCTGACAGGTAGTTAACTAGTAATTACAAAGAAATGGTATATCCTCTGTGGGGCTTTTGGCATGCCACTGATTTGAATACCTTGTCATATTttattgcagtataaagacataATAAAACCACTGTTTGGTTTCTAACGTATAAACAGAATACTGTGCAGGGACTGTCAAAAAGTGGATGAAGGTTGGTGGATAGGAAAATGCAACAAAGTGTGGACTTCTGGCTGAAGGTAAGGTAGTGGGAAtactttaaataattttcattAAAGATATATATAAGCATAACAAAGGAGGCTTTTATTTGACCCTAcatacactttattttttttattaaagtgcACATCATGCTTTTTGTCAGCATCCAAAAAGGAGTTATTTCAGATAATTTATTTTCCTTGTTAAATGTACAGTATAGGCTTTTTTCACTCATACAGGCCTGAGATTTCAGGAAAGGCTGCCCCTGAAAGCTCCGACTGTCCTGTTCACATGGTGTAAATGGGCCaatgcaaaaatggtggaaacaGCATCTGATATTATAAAGACAGGGTTTTTTCTTTGATGTCAGTGCTGTTATCAGAGGTATTCACATTATCAACAAATGAGTGGTAAAGAACATTCTAGCAATCAGAAAAGATTGCTTGCACTGCAATCACCTGGGTGACGTACCACACAGTATGCTAATGATTCATGTTTTAACATTTCTATAGCCATGTATCTATAGTTTGCTTGATAAGAAGGCATTTCGGGGCTTTTGGGCTTGAACCTTACCGTTGGGGCCAAGGGTCCTCCCCAGGAACTTTTTATGGGGCATTTAACATCTCTTTTGATGCTATTTGTTCACTTGGCcttttatttgcatttgaaaaacacatcccaaacattaaaaacag comes from Cheilinus undulatus linkage group 16, ASM1832078v1, whole genome shotgun sequence and encodes:
- the chrac1 gene encoding chromatin accessibility complex protein 1, with the protein product MKMSQNTPDKDDQASANKKGISLPISRVRLIMKSSPDVSSINQDALFLTTKATELFVQHLALSSFNNGSGKETNSLSYSDLAHTAEETETFHFLTDILPKKILARDYLKSLEQMQDEDADL